The window AAGAACTAATCGTCCCCAAAACCAAGCTGATATAAATCTGATGTGATCAGAAGTGAATACTAAATCCGACTGTCAAAACAACACATCTGTGGTTCTTGAGAGGTCATAGTGCCAAATATTGTAATAGTTTATATTATTTTATTCTTGTGATGAAGAGGTCATCATTCTTTGATGAACTGCCGTTTTCACAAACCAAATCATATTTGCCCAGTAAACCAAGTAATTTACTTgggaacaaaaaataaataaaaagaactcGGCAACACCACGTTTATGATTCAGAAGCTGTAGGTTTTGCACATGGATGCTCCCTCGTGGCTTTTGTTTTGTCTCTGCTTCGTTAATGCTTTGATAGTGAAACCCGATCCATTTTCTTGATggggcgaaaaaaattaaaaagcgcCAAGAAATACTGGAGGTGATCGCAGAAACAAGTGGCTGGAGGAACTTTACACTTCAGCACAAGATAAAATAAGAAGATGTTTTCACAGAAAAACATATAAAATGGATAAAAACGCTTCGTTTTCTTTAAAGAAGCAGAGTCAGCAAAGAAAACGATGGTCTCCTTTGCCCCGTAGGAAGCAGAGCAACCCGACCAGGCATCCATGGCAGCCTCGCCCTCCCTCTAGATAGATGCATGGGGTGCCCCCGCGCCGTGCGGGCGTGTCGATCGGCGTGTGTTGCGACCGTGGCGATCTGCCTCCTCCCGGTATTATTGCCGCTGGTGCTCCTCTGGCTGCCGCTTCTCtccttcgccgtcgccgtcgtccggTTCCGCCGCCGGCGGAGGAGAATGATGATGACTAGGGGCGGCTGCTGCTTTCACGGCGGTGATCGATCGCCTCCGCCAGAAAGTGAGCCGGATGGCCACCGGGTGGCGCGGCTGCACAAGTACCTCGAGGACCAGATGGAGCtagtggaggaggaggccgggggcgCCATGGCGGCCGTGCTTGCCAGAAATCCATGGGCAGCGTAAGGAAAGAAACCCGTGCTTTCTTGCCGGAAACTTTTCCCCCTTTTCGCTCGACTTTTCTGGCTCCGGCAGATGTTGCTCGCGAGGTTAGTAGCAAGGCGCCGAGAACTTCGTCTCCTGATTAGAGGTTGTTGGATTGATATATTAGCTGGAATGGTTGGAGTTCTTGTTGATTTCATCTCAGCCCATGTATCTTCCACTTATAATTTTTTGAGTTGGCGAGTCCGTCTACTATCTCCTCAGTATTTCTCCTCTCAACTCTGACAAATGAGACCATACAAATGTACAAGTTGAGCAAGAAACGATGTGCTTTTGGTCGTGCTTAATCCCCGTCACCAATCTTGCTCCCCGGTTGTCAGAATTGTATGAGATTATGATTTCATGAAGTATTGCTCTTCGTACATagacacgtatatatgatgtacaaagatGCGTCACGGatctcaactatacaaggaactaggagACTGGCCAAATACACAATATGCACATcacacatatactcaacaccccccgcagtccaAGCGGCACCGCGGTTGACGTAAAGACTGGACCAGAACTCTTCAAATGACGTtgtaggcaagcccttggtcatgatatccgCAAACTGTTGGGAAGTAGGGACGTAtaaaacacgaatatggccaagggccacctgttcccgaacaaaatgaatatccaactcaatatgcttggtccgtggatgatgcaccgggttagcggagaggtagaccgctgAGACGTTGTCTCAATTGACCACCATGGCACGGTCAACGGGGCAAGAGAGCTCCTAAAGAagctggcgaagccacgaacactcggcgacggcatttgccaccgcacgatactcagcctTAGCACTGGAGcgagagaccgtaggctgccgcATGAATGACCATGAGATAAGTGAGGGTCCAAGATAGACACAATAGCCCgaagtggagcgacgagtgtcagggcagcccgtccagtctgcatcggagtaggcaGTGAGGGCGGTGTCGGCGGAGGCGTGAAGCGTGACGCAAAGATCCATACCGCCACAGatatagcggagaatccgcttgaTGGCAGCCCAGTGAATgtctcgaggagcatgcatatgaagacacacctgctgcacggcatactggatctttggtcgagtcagagtgaggtactggagagcaccaacgaTAGACCGATAGAAAGAAGCATCTGAAGCAGGAAAACCATCCGTGAcagaaagcttggccttcgtatcaacaggcatagcggcgggcttgcagttaagcatgccggcgcGCTCCAGGAGCTTGTGAGCGTACTTTCGCTGATGAAGGAATAAGCCATCCGGACGGCGCACCACCTCggcaccgaggaagtagtgcaaaggacccaagtccttgatggcgaactcagcgcgaagacgaGCCGTGAGCTGACTGAGGAGGCCGTGTCAGAGCCCTGATGATAGACGAAGAGCGAGGCGTCCGAGAGGGTAGAGCGGAACCCAAGCTGGTGGAGAAACGCCGCGATGTGCTGGTACCAAGCAcgcggagcctgcttgagtccatacaaggaCCGCAAAAGCAGGCACACATGGTCAGGAAGCGCCGGGTCAACACACCCGGTGGGCTACTagcagaagacctgctcctcgaggtgaccatggaggaaggcgttggagacgtccattTGGTGCACCTccaagcacgggagaccgcaaggtggagaaccaTGCGTATTGTGCCGGGCTTGACGACTGGAGCAAAGGTGTgggtgaagtcgatgccagcacgctGTCGGAAGCCACGAACGACCCAACGCGCTTTAtagcgatcaagggtaccatcaggacAGAGCTTGTGTTTAAATACCCACTTCCTGGTAATCATGTTGGCGTGCCGGGGACAGGAAACAAGCTACCACGCCCGGTTGCGCAACAGGGCATAAAACCCCATTTGCATCGCAGCCATCTAGAGCGGGTCACGAAGAGTAGCTCGAACGGAGGACAACAATAGCGACGACTCAGGGTTGGACGCCACATGGACGTAGTCATCCGAGGCGTAGCACGAGCTCGAGCAAAAAACGCCCGTACTGGCATGGGTGACCAGACCGGCCGGGGGCGCCGAGGGCGCTGACGAGGCCGGGGCAGCGAGGGGCCATGGGCACCGGGGGCGCCGAGGGGGCCGCGGGCGCCAGCGCCACGGTTGTAGGAGGCGTCGCATGCGGGGGTGCGCCTCAAAGCCAGGGGCGGGCCAAAAGAGGCGCGCGAGCGCCCTGGGAGAGGCGTTGAGGAGCCCGCGTCACCTGTGGTGGTATACGGGATCGTAGCACCGATATCCCTTTGAGTTAGAGGGGTAGCCAATGAAGATGCGAGTTTGTGAGGTGCGGAGTCGACAgtgctaggatagcaaaggcacTCGAAAATACACAAGCCATCATAAGATGGGGGCGTAccgaagagaagatggtgaggtgcataGTTCCACCGTGGGCGGCAGGGACGAAGGTTACGGAGAAGTGAAGCGGTAGCGAGTGCGTTCGGCAAGAAACGAGACGACACATTAGCATGGAACAGGAGCGTGCGAACGTAATCGTTCAAAGTGCGAAGGACGCGTTCGGCTCGACCATTCTGCTGTGAAGTATACGGGCATGTGAGATGAAAAACAGTGTCGTGGTGCGACAGAAAGGTGCGGAAAATAaggttgtcgaactcttttccattgtcagtcTGAAGAGCAACGATGGGACGCTCAAACTATGTGCTTACATAGGAGTAAAAAGCCTTCAAAGTGAAGGGTGCATCCGACTTTCGTCGTAAAGAAAACGTCCACACatagtgagaataatcatcaaaGATAACCGGATAATATAAATAGCATGAACTACTAGGAACCGGAGAGGTCCACACATggctatgaatcaactgaaaagtaaaagaagttatggtggtggagttattgaACAGGAGGTGAACATGTTTGCCGATACGACATGCATGATAGGTGTGATCCTCTATCTTATTACAACTAAGACTGAAACTCTTAAGAATATGATGAAGTGTGACagggttgggatgacccaaacgAGCGTGCCAGAGATCGACGCCGGCGGAGAGCGCAACCGGTGTGGTGGTAGAGGTGGATGattacccacaaatataggggatcgcaacagttttcgagggcaaagtattcaacccaaatttattgattcgacacaaggggagccaaagaatattctcaagtattagcagctgagttgtcaattcaaccacacctgaaaacttaatatctgcagcaaagtatttagtagaaaagtaatatgatagtagtggtaacggtaacaaaaggtaacggtagtaaaagcattgtttttggtattttgtagtgatgatagcaatagcaacgggaaagtaaataagcgaagaacaatatgtggaaagctcgtaggcaatggatcggtgatggagaattatgccggatgcggttcatcatgtagcagtcataacctagggtgacacagaactagctccagttcgtcaatataatgtaggcatgtattccgaatatagtcatatgtgcttatgaaaaagaacttgcatgacatcttttgtcctaccctcccgtggcagcggggtccttacggaaactaagggatattaaggcctccttttaatagagaaccggaacaaagcattaacacatagtgaatacatgaactcctcaaactacggtcatcactggtaagtatcccgattattgtcacttcggggttaacggatcataacacataatagatgactatagacttgcaagataggatcaagaacactcatatattgatgaaaacataataggttcagatctgaaatcatggcactcgggccctagtgacaagtattaagcatagcaaagtcatagcaacatcaatctcagaacatagtggacactagggatcaaaccctaacaaaactaactcgattacatgatagatcccatccaacccatcaccgtccagcaagcctacaatggaattactcacgcacggtggtgagcatcatgaaattggtgatggaggatggttgatgatgacgatggccacggattcccctctccggagccccgaacaaactccagatcagccctcccgaaaggtattagggcttggcggcggctctgtatcgtaaaacgtgatgatttcttctctctgatttttttctctccaaaacacaatatatggagttggagttggagttggagtcggagaggcaacagggggcccacgaggtagggggcgcgccctaggggggcaggcgcgcccccaccctcgtggagaggtggtgggccccctggccttcatcttttgcaggtatttttcatattttttgaaaagttgctccatgaagtttcaggtcattccgagaatgtttgctcctgcacataaataacaccatggtaattctgctgaaaaaagtgtcagtccgggttagttccattcaaatcatgcaagttagagtccaaaacaagggcaaaagtgtttggaaaagtagatacgttggagacgtatcaactccctcaagcttaaacctttgcttgtcctcaagcaatttagttgataaactgaaagtgacaaagaaaaacttttacaaactttgtttgctcttgttgatgtaaatatgtaaagccagcattcaagttttcagcaaagattataactaaccacatttacaataacgcataggtctcaagtttactcatatcaatagcataatcaactagcaagcaataataataaatctcagatgacaacactttctcaaaacaatcataatatgatataacaaggtggtatctcgctagccctttctgagaccgcaaaacataaatgcagagcacctttaaagaccaaggactgactagacattgtaattcatggtaaaagagatccagtcaagtcatactcaatgtaaactaacagtaatgaatgcaaatgacagcggtgctctccaactggtgctttttaataagaggatgatgactcagcataaaagtaaataaataggcccttcaaagagggaagcagggatttgtagaggtgccagagctcggttttgaaacagaggtgaataatattgtgagcagtatactttcattgtcaacataacaaccaagagatggcgatatcttccatgctacatacattataggcggttcccaaacagaatggtaaagtttataccccccctttcaccaacaagcattaatccatggcttgctcgaaacaacgagtgcctccaactaacaagagttccagggggagttttgttagcaattattttgatttagtttgcataaagcatgggactgggcatcccagtgaccagccatttatctcgtgagtgaggagcggagtccactccttttgagaataacccgcctaacatggaagatacggacagtcctagttgatacatgagctattcgagcatacaaaacatgatatttatttgaaggtttagagtttggcacatacaaatttacttggaacggcaggtagataccgtatataggtaggtatagtggactcatgtgaaataactttggggtttaagggattggatgcacaagcagtattcccgcttagtacaggtgaatgctagcaaaagactgggaagcgaccagctagagagcgacaacagtcatgaacatgcattaaaattaatcaacaccgaatgcaagcatgagtaggatataatccaccatgaacataaatattgtgaaggctatgttgattttgtttcaactacatgcgtgaacatgcgccaagtcaagtcacttaaatcattcagaggaggataccaccctatcataccacatcataactatctcaatagcatgttggcacgcaaggtaaaccattataactcgtagctaatcaagcatggcacaagaaactatgatctttaattgtcattgcaaacatgtttattcataataggctgaatcaggaacgatgaac is drawn from Triticum dicoccoides isolate Atlit2015 ecotype Zavitan chromosome 4A, WEW_v2.0, whole genome shotgun sequence and contains these coding sequences:
- the LOC119286524 gene encoding uncharacterized protein LOC119286524, translated to MGCPRAVRACRSACVATVAICLLPVLLPLVLLWLPLLSFAVAVVRFRRRRRRMMMTRGGCCFHGGDRSPPPESEPDGHRVARLHKYLEDQMELVEEEAGGAMAAVLARNPWAA